In Gossypium hirsutum isolate 1008001.06 chromosome D06, Gossypium_hirsutum_v2.1, whole genome shotgun sequence, one genomic interval encodes:
- the LOC107942390 gene encoding UDP-glycosyltransferase 91C1 has protein sequence MEKSKSLHIVMFPWLAMGHFIPFFRLSKLLALKGHKISFISTPRNLSKLPKIPPNLSSQITLISFSLPTVPNLPSLAESSMDITHNQQQPLKHALDLLQPQLASFLQSSKPDWIIYDYASHWLPSVAAQLGISRAFFAVFTAACLSFMGSPSTLIGGGDDGDNARSTAEDFTKIPNWVPFESNLAYRLHEITKYIERTDEDNFGPPDTVRFGVTIQQSDVVIVRSSTEFEPDWFNLLGELYEKPVIPVGFLPPILEESDEIQDDEKWVAVKTWLNKQRVNSVVYVAMGTEVHLSKEELSELAIGLEKSGLPFIWVLKNSPGTGESELEMLPNGFKERVKGRGFLYLGWVPQVKILSQESIGGFLTHCGWNSIIEALGLGRVLIMLPMLNDQGLNARLLNEKKVGLEIPRNELDGWFTSEAVAESVRLAVVEESGKVLRETAKAMEGYFGDFGKNDGYVDKFVSQLVDYRK, from the coding sequence ATGGAGAAGAGCAAATCTCTGCACATAGTGATGTTCCCATGGCTTGCAATGGGCCATTTCATCCCATTCTTTCGTCTCTCCAAGCTTTTAGCTCTGAAGGGTCATAAAATCTCTTTCATTTCAACCCCAAGAAACCTCTCTAAACTTCCCAAAATCCCACCAAATCTATCTTCTCAAATTACCCTAATCTCTTTCTCTTTGCCTACAGTTCCCAACTTACCATCCCTCGCAGAGTCTTCCATGGACATTACTCATAACCAGCAACAACCACTTAAACACGCCCTTGATCTGCTACAACCACAACTAGCTTCCTTCCTTCAATCCTCGAAACCTGATTGGATCATTTACGACTACGCTTCTCATTGGCTTCCCTCGGTTGCAGCTCAGCTAGGTATCTCACGGGCTTTCTTTGCTGTTTTTACAGCTGCTTGCTTATCTTTCATGGGTTCACCGTCGACGTTGATCGGCGGTGGTGATGACGGTGATAATGCAAGATCAACGGCTGAGGATTTCACGAAAATCCCCAATTGGGTTCCTTTTGAATCTAACTTAGCTTATCGTTTGCATGAAATCACTAAATATATTGAACGAACGGACGAGGATAACTTTGGACCGCCCGACACGGTCCGGTTCGGTGTTACTATTCAACAGAGTGATGTTGTTATCGTTAGAAGTTCTACCGAGTTTGAACCGGACTGGTTCAATCTTTTAGGCGAGTTATATGAAAAACCGGTGATACCGGTCGGGTTTTTACCGCCAATACTGGAAGAATCCGATGAAATccaagatgatgaaaaatgggtTGCTGTTAAAACGTGGTTAAATAAACAGAGAGTCAACTCAGTGGTTTACGTAGCGATGGGGACTGAAGTTCATTTAAGTAAAGAAGAACTCAGTGAGTTGGCTATTGGGTTAGAGAAATCAGGTTTACCTTTCATTTGGGTATTGAAGAACTCACCGGGGACAGGTGAGTCAGAGTTGGAGATGTTACCTAATGGGTTTAAGGAGCGAGTCAAAGGACGTGGGTTTCTTTACTTGGGATGGGTTCCACAAGTGAAGATACTGAGTCAAGAATCAATAGGGGGATTCTTGACTCACTGTGGTTGGAACTCAATTATAGAGGCATTAGGCTTAGGGCGAGTTTTGATAATGCTTCCAATGTTGAATGATCAAGGATTGAATGCAAGGCTGTTGAATGAAAAAAAAGTGGGGTTAGAGATACCGAGAAACGAGTTGGATGGGTGGTTTACGAGCGAGGCGGTGGCTGAGTCGGTTAGGTTGGCGGTGGTGGAGGAATCGGGGAAGGTGTTGAGAGAAACAGCAAAAGCCATGGAGGGGTATTTTGGGGATTTTGGGAAGAACGATGGGTATGTTGATAAATTTGTTAGTCAACTTGTGGATTATAGGAAATGA